In a genomic window of Myotis daubentonii chromosome X, mMyoDau2.1, whole genome shotgun sequence:
- the LOC132224503 gene encoding transcription elongation factor A protein-like 8, translating to MPKAEEDHPSEDVPQEAEGNLRSGLTQPVQAFKEDTPVRHLNPEEMLRGIYELERLREEIRVRNKFVMMH from the coding sequence ATGCCAAAGGCTGAGGAAGACCACCCTTCAGAAGATGTACCACAGGAGGCAGAAGGAAACCTTAGAAGCGGGTTGACTCAACCTGTGCAGGCATTCAAAGAAGACACTCCCGTTAGGCATTTGAACCCTGAAGAAATGCTAAGAGGAATATATGAGTTGGAAAGGCTTAGAGAAGAAATAAGAGTAAGAAACAAGTTTGTGATGATGCATTAA
- the UPF3B gene encoding regulator of nonsense transcripts 3B isoform X3: MYARAYINFKNQEDIILFRDRFDGYVFLDNKGQEYPAIVEFAPFQKAAKKKTKKRDTKVGTIDDDPEYRKFLESYAADNEKMTSTPETLLEEIEAKNRELIAKKTTPLLSFLKNKQRMREEKREERRRREIERKRQREEERRKWKEEEKRKRKDIEKLKKIERVPERDKLKEEPKIKVHRFLLQAVNQKNLLKKPEKGDEKELDKREKAKKLDKENLSDERASGQSCTLPKRCDGEFKDEKPKRPEDESGRDYRERERDYERDQERILRERERLKRQEEERRRQRERYEKEKAFKRKEEEIKKEKEALRDKGKKTESTESLASLEKTEKKEEVVKRDRIRNKDRPAMQLYQPGARSRNRLCPPDDGTKSGDSAIEKKQESGISHRKEDGEE, from the exons ATGTATGCCAGAGCATACATCAACTTTAAAAACCAAGAGGACATTATTTTGTTCAGGGATCGCTTTGATGGTTATGTATTCCTTGACAATAAAG gTCAGGAATATCCTGCAATAGTAGAGTTTGCTCCTTTTCAAAAAGCTGCAAAAAAGAAGACTAAGAAAAGAGATACTAAAGTTGGGACTATCGATGATG ATCCagaatatagaaaatttttggaAAGTTATGCTGCTGATAATGAGAAAATGACATCTACTCCAGAGACGCTGCTAGAGGAAATAGAAGCTAAAAATAGAGAACTAATAG CTAAAAAGACAACCCCACTATTGAGCTTCCTGAAAAACAAGCAG AgaatgagagaagagaaaagagaagaaagaaggcggcgagaaatagaaagaaaaagacaaagagaagaagagaggaggaaatggaaagaagaagagaaacgAAAAAGGAAAGATATAGAAAAGCTAAAGAAGATAGAAAGAGTTCCAGAAAGGGACAAATTAAAGGAAGAACCAAAGATTAAG GTACACAGGTTTCTGTTACAAGCTGTGAATCAGAAAAAT TTGCTCAAGAAGCCAGAAAAGGGGGATGAAAAAGAATTGGACAAAAGAGAAAAGGCCAAGAAATTGGACAAAGAGAATCTGAGTGATGAAAGAGCCAGTGGGCAAAGTTGTACATTGCCCAAACGTTGTGATGGCGAATTTAAAGATGAAAAGCCTAAGAG ACCCGAAGATGAGAGTGGCAGAGACTACAGGGAGAGGGAACGGGATTATGAACGCGATCAAGAGCGCATTCTTCGGGAAAGAGAGAGACTAAAGCGTCAAGAAGAAGAACGCCGGAGGCAGCGGGAGCGCTACGAGAaagaaaaggcttttaaaagaaaggaagaagaaattaaaaaagagaaagaagcactTCGGGATAAAGGAAAGAAGACTGAAAGTACAGAATCACTAGCCAGCTTAGAAAAAacggaaaagaaagaggaagtggtTAAGAGAGATCGCATTAGAAACAAG gATCGCCCAGCAATGCAGCTTTACCAACCAGGTGCTCGAAGCCGAAATCGACTCTGTCCCCCTGATGACGGCACCAAGTCTGGAGATTCAGCAATAGAAAAAAAGCAGGAAAGTGGTATTAGCCATAGAAAAGAAGACGGAGAGGAGTGA
- the RNF113A gene encoding E3 ubiquitin-protein ligase RNF113A, with translation MAEQLSPGKATDQVCTFLFKKPGRKGPVGRRKRPICDPEPGDSSSSSSDEGSTVVRREKKRATHNPMIQKTRGSGKQKVVYCELSSEEEEGDGKGNEAETLRVVYKSTRSAKPVGPEDMGATAVYELDTEKERDAQAIFERSQKIQEELRGKEDDKIYRGINNYQKYMKPKDTSMGNASSGMVRKGPIRAPEHLRATVRWDYQPDICKDYKETGFCGFGDSCKFLHDRSDYKHGWQIERELDEGRYGVYEDENYEVGSDSEEIPFKCFICRQSFQNPVVTKCRHYFCESCALQHFRTTPRCYVCDQQTNGVFNPAKELIAKLDKNQEAEEDGNLTEEKAGDEVGSLIDGL, from the exons ATGGCAGAGCAACTTTCCCCTGGAAAGGCGACGGATCAGGTGTGCACCTTCCTGTTCAAAAAGCCTGGGCGAAAGGGGCCTGTAGGCCGCAGGAAGCGCCCGATCTGCGACCCAGAGCCCggagacagcagcagcagcagcagcgacgAAGGCAGCACTGTGGTTCGCCGCGAAAAGAAGCGGGCGACCCACAATCCGATGATACAGAAGACTCGTGGCAGTGGTAAACAGAAGGTGGTTTACTGTGAATTGAGtagcgaggaggaggagggggatgggaagGGGAATGAGGCTGAGACTCTCCGTGTGGTCTACAAGTCCACCCGCTCGGCGAAACCCGTGGGGCCAGAGGATATGGGGGCGACTGCTGTCTACGAGCTAGACACAGAAAAGGAGCGTGACGCACAAGCCATCTTTGAGCGCAGCCAGAAGATCCAGGAGGAGCTGAGAGGCAAGGAAGATGACAAGATCTATCGGGGAATCAATAACTATCAGAAATACATGAAACCCAAGGATACATCTATGGGCAATGCTTCCTCCGGAATGGTGCGGAAGGGCCCCATCCGAGCTCCCGAGCATCTACGTGCCACCGTGCGCTGGGATTACCAGCCCGACATTTGTAAGGACTATAAGGAGACTGGCTTTTGTGGCTTCGGAGACAGCTGCAAATTCCTCCATGACCGATCAGATTACAAGCATGGGTGGCAGATCGAACGTGAGCTTGATGAGGGTCGCTATGGTGTCTATGAAGATGAAAATTATGAAGTGGGAAGCGATAGTGAGGAAATACCATTCAAGTGTTTCATCTGTCGCCAGTCCTTCCAAAACCCAGTCGTCACCAAGTGCAGGCATTATTTCTGCGAGAGCTGTGCACTGCAGCATTTCCGCACGACCCCGCGCTGCTACGTCTGCGATCAGCAGACCAATGGCGTCTTCAATCCAGCGAAAGAATTGATTGCTAAACTGGATAAGAATCAGGAAGCAGAAGAGGATG GGAACTTGACAGAGGAAAAGGCAGGTGATGAAGTAGGTTCCTTGATAGATGGCTTGTGA
- the UPF3B gene encoding regulator of nonsense transcripts 3B isoform X1 yields MKEEKDYRPKEKRVTLLTPPGATGSGSGASGDSTKGEDKQDRNKEKKEALSKVVIRRLPPTLTKEQLQEHLQPMPEHDYFEFFSNDTSLYPHMYARAYINFKNQEDIILFRDRFDGYVFLDNKGQEYPAIVEFAPFQKAAKKKTKKRDTKVGTIDDDPEYRKFLESYAADNEKMTSTPETLLEEIEAKNRELIAKKTTPLLSFLKNKQRMREEKREERRRREIERKRQREEERRKWKEEEKRKRKDIEKLKKIERVPERDKLKEEPKIKVHRFLLQAVNQKNLLKKPEKGDEKELDKREKAKKLDKENLSDERASGQSCTLPKRCDGEFKDEKPKRPEDESGRDYRERERDYERDQERILRERERLKRQEEERRRQRERYEKEKAFKRKEEEIKKEKEALRDKGKKTESTESLASLEKTEKKEEVVKRDRIRNKDRPAMQLYQPGARSRNRLCPPDDGTKSGDSAIEKKQESGISHRKEDGEE; encoded by the exons ATGAAGGAAGAGAAGGATTATAGGCCTAAGGAGAAGCGAGTAACCCTCTTGACTCCCCCGGGGGCCACAGGCAGTGGTAGTGGGGCTTCGGGGGACAGCACCAAAGGGGAAGATAAGCAGGATCGGaacaaggagaagaaagaggcGCTGAGCAAG GTGGTAATTCGGAGATTACCTCCCACTTTGACCAAGGAGCAGCTTCAAGAACATCTTCAGCCTATGCCCGAGCATgattattttgagtttttttctAATGATACTAG TCTGTATCCTCATATGTATGCCAGAGCATACATCAACTTTAAAAACCAAGAGGACATTATTTTGTTCAGGGATCGCTTTGATGGTTATGTATTCCTTGACAATAAAG gTCAGGAATATCCTGCAATAGTAGAGTTTGCTCCTTTTCAAAAAGCTGCAAAAAAGAAGACTAAGAAAAGAGATACTAAAGTTGGGACTATCGATGATG ATCCagaatatagaaaatttttggaAAGTTATGCTGCTGATAATGAGAAAATGACATCTACTCCAGAGACGCTGCTAGAGGAAATAGAAGCTAAAAATAGAGAACTAATAG CTAAAAAGACAACCCCACTATTGAGCTTCCTGAAAAACAAGCAG AgaatgagagaagagaaaagagaagaaagaaggcggcgagaaatagaaagaaaaagacaaagagaagaagagaggaggaaatggaaagaagaagagaaacgAAAAAGGAAAGATATAGAAAAGCTAAAGAAGATAGAAAGAGTTCCAGAAAGGGACAAATTAAAGGAAGAACCAAAGATTAAG GTACACAGGTTTCTGTTACAAGCTGTGAATCAGAAAAAT TTGCTCAAGAAGCCAGAAAAGGGGGATGAAAAAGAATTGGACAAAAGAGAAAAGGCCAAGAAATTGGACAAAGAGAATCTGAGTGATGAAAGAGCCAGTGGGCAAAGTTGTACATTGCCCAAACGTTGTGATGGCGAATTTAAAGATGAAAAGCCTAAGAG ACCCGAAGATGAGAGTGGCAGAGACTACAGGGAGAGGGAACGGGATTATGAACGCGATCAAGAGCGCATTCTTCGGGAAAGAGAGAGACTAAAGCGTCAAGAAGAAGAACGCCGGAGGCAGCGGGAGCGCTACGAGAaagaaaaggcttttaaaagaaaggaagaagaaattaaaaaagagaaagaagcactTCGGGATAAAGGAAAGAAGACTGAAAGTACAGAATCACTAGCCAGCTTAGAAAAAacggaaaagaaagaggaagtggtTAAGAGAGATCGCATTAGAAACAAG gATCGCCCAGCAATGCAGCTTTACCAACCAGGTGCTCGAAGCCGAAATCGACTCTGTCCCCCTGATGACGGCACCAAGTCTGGAGATTCAGCAATAGAAAAAAAGCAGGAAAGTGGTATTAGCCATAGAAAAGAAGACGGAGAGGAGTGA
- the UPF3B gene encoding regulator of nonsense transcripts 3B isoform X2 — MKEEKDYRPKEKRVTLLTPPGATGSGSGASGDSTKGEDKQDRNKEKKEALSKVVIRRLPPTLTKEQLQEHLQPMPEHDYFEFFSNDTSLYPHMYARAYINFKNQEDIILFRDRFDGYVFLDNKGQEYPAIVEFAPFQKAAKKKTKKRDTKVGTIDDDPEYRKFLESYAADNEKMTSTPETLLEEIEAKNRELIAKKTTPLLSFLKNKQRMREEKREERRRREIERKRQREEERRKWKEEEKRKRKDIEKLKKIERVPERDKLKEEPKIKLLKKPEKGDEKELDKREKAKKLDKENLSDERASGQSCTLPKRCDGEFKDEKPKRPEDESGRDYRERERDYERDQERILRERERLKRQEEERRRQRERYEKEKAFKRKEEEIKKEKEALRDKGKKTESTESLASLEKTEKKEEVVKRDRIRNKDRPAMQLYQPGARSRNRLCPPDDGTKSGDSAIEKKQESGISHRKEDGEE; from the exons ATGAAGGAAGAGAAGGATTATAGGCCTAAGGAGAAGCGAGTAACCCTCTTGACTCCCCCGGGGGCCACAGGCAGTGGTAGTGGGGCTTCGGGGGACAGCACCAAAGGGGAAGATAAGCAGGATCGGaacaaggagaagaaagaggcGCTGAGCAAG GTGGTAATTCGGAGATTACCTCCCACTTTGACCAAGGAGCAGCTTCAAGAACATCTTCAGCCTATGCCCGAGCATgattattttgagtttttttctAATGATACTAG TCTGTATCCTCATATGTATGCCAGAGCATACATCAACTTTAAAAACCAAGAGGACATTATTTTGTTCAGGGATCGCTTTGATGGTTATGTATTCCTTGACAATAAAG gTCAGGAATATCCTGCAATAGTAGAGTTTGCTCCTTTTCAAAAAGCTGCAAAAAAGAAGACTAAGAAAAGAGATACTAAAGTTGGGACTATCGATGATG ATCCagaatatagaaaatttttggaAAGTTATGCTGCTGATAATGAGAAAATGACATCTACTCCAGAGACGCTGCTAGAGGAAATAGAAGCTAAAAATAGAGAACTAATAG CTAAAAAGACAACCCCACTATTGAGCTTCCTGAAAAACAAGCAG AgaatgagagaagagaaaagagaagaaagaaggcggcgagaaatagaaagaaaaagacaaagagaagaagagaggaggaaatggaaagaagaagagaaacgAAAAAGGAAAGATATAGAAAAGCTAAAGAAGATAGAAAGAGTTCCAGAAAGGGACAAATTAAAGGAAGAACCAAAGATTAAG TTGCTCAAGAAGCCAGAAAAGGGGGATGAAAAAGAATTGGACAAAAGAGAAAAGGCCAAGAAATTGGACAAAGAGAATCTGAGTGATGAAAGAGCCAGTGGGCAAAGTTGTACATTGCCCAAACGTTGTGATGGCGAATTTAAAGATGAAAAGCCTAAGAG ACCCGAAGATGAGAGTGGCAGAGACTACAGGGAGAGGGAACGGGATTATGAACGCGATCAAGAGCGCATTCTTCGGGAAAGAGAGAGACTAAAGCGTCAAGAAGAAGAACGCCGGAGGCAGCGGGAGCGCTACGAGAaagaaaaggcttttaaaagaaaggaagaagaaattaaaaaagagaaagaagcactTCGGGATAAAGGAAAGAAGACTGAAAGTACAGAATCACTAGCCAGCTTAGAAAAAacggaaaagaaagaggaagtggtTAAGAGAGATCGCATTAGAAACAAG gATCGCCCAGCAATGCAGCTTTACCAACCAGGTGCTCGAAGCCGAAATCGACTCTGTCCCCCTGATGACGGCACCAAGTCTGGAGATTCAGCAATAGAAAAAAAGCAGGAAAGTGGTATTAGCCATAGAAAAGAAGACGGAGAGGAGTGA
- the NDUFA1 gene encoding NADH dehydrogenase [ubiquinone] 1 alpha subcomplex subunit 1 produces the protein MWFEILPGLAVMGVCLLIPGIATAHIHKFSNGGKEKRVAYHSYHWSLMERDKRVSGVNRYYVSKGLENID, from the exons ATGTGGTTCGAGATTCTCCCCGGGCTTGCTGTCATGGGCGTGTGCTTGCTCATCCCCGGCATTGCCACCGCGCACATTCACAAGTTCAGCAATGGGGGCAAG gaGAAAAGGGTAGCCTATCATTCATATCACTGGTCTTTGATGGAAAGAGATAAGCGAGTCTCTGGAGTTAATCGTTACTATGTGTCAAAG